A genomic stretch from Empedobacter stercoris includes:
- the ybeY gene encoding rRNA maturation RNase YbeY, with product MIELFYETDFELKDAQTWIDWIVESMRNEGKTIEDLNYIFCDDEYLLQINRQYLDHDYYTDVIGFDNSIEDELMGDIFISIERIKDNAEQNNVSFENELARVVIHGILHFAGYMDKEPEEKELMTTKENYYLETFSHYLNS from the coding sequence ATGATAGAATTATTTTACGAAACAGATTTTGAGTTAAAAGATGCTCAAACTTGGATAGATTGGATCGTAGAGAGTATGCGAAATGAAGGAAAAACAATAGAAGATTTAAACTATATTTTCTGTGATGATGAATACTTACTTCAAATTAATCGACAATATTTAGATCACGATTATTATACAGATGTTATCGGTTTCGATAATTCTATTGAAGACGAATTGATGGGTGATATTTTTATTAGTATCGAAAGAATAAAAGATAATGCAGAGCAGAATAATGTCTCTTTTGAGAATGAATTGGCTCGTGTTGTGATTCATGGAATATTACATTTCGCTGGTTATATGGATAAAGAACCAGAAGAAAAAGAATTGATGACTACAAAAGAAAATTACTATTTAGAAACGTTTAGTCACTATCTAAATTCATAA
- the mnmG gene encoding tRNA uridine-5-carboxymethylaminomethyl(34) synthesis enzyme MnmG, translating into MIFQSEYDVIVVGGGHAGAEATAAAANLGAKTLLVTMNLQTIAQMSCNPAMGGIAKGQIVREIDALGGYSGIITDKTMIQFKMLNQSKGPAMWSPRAQSDRMRFAEEWRLSLERTENVDFFQDMVKNLIVENGKVCGVITAMGMKIRSKTVILTNGTFLNGLIHIGEKQFGGGRMGESAAFGITEQLVDLGFEAGRMKTGTPPRVDGRSIDYSKMIEQPGDENPSKFSYTNTPKLTKQRSCWITYTNQEVHDLLREGFDRSPMFNGTIKSTGPRYCPSIEDKINRFADKDRHQIFAEPEGWHTMEFYINGFSTSLPDDIQARALRSVPGFEYAKILRPGYAIEYDYFPPTQLKHTLETKLIDNLYCAGQINGTTGYEEAASQGLMAGINAVLKIQEKDPFILNRNEAYIGVLIDDLITKGTEEPYRMFTSRAEYRILLRQDNADERLTRKAFDIGLASEDRLKRMEEKFDKAEKLVHYFEENSIKPQEINEVIEERNGTPLKQPNKMISVISRPELKLSDFTKLNRVKEYIDSNEYDDEELEQTEIQIKYKGYIKKEQQNADKLHRLENLKIPADTDYSIFGSMSIEARQKLAKIKPATVAQASRISGVSPADISVLLIYMGR; encoded by the coding sequence ATGATATTTCAATCAGAATATGATGTAATTGTAGTAGGTGGTGGTCATGCTGGTGCTGAAGCAACAGCTGCAGCTGCCAATTTAGGAGCTAAAACACTCCTTGTTACAATGAACTTACAAACAATCGCACAAATGTCTTGTAATCCTGCTATGGGTGGAATTGCAAAAGGACAAATCGTTCGCGAGATAGATGCTTTGGGTGGATACTCAGGTATTATTACAGATAAAACGATGATTCAATTCAAAATGTTGAATCAATCAAAAGGTCCTGCGATGTGGTCACCACGAGCTCAATCTGACCGCATGCGTTTTGCCGAAGAATGGCGCTTATCTTTAGAAAGAACAGAGAATGTTGATTTCTTTCAGGATATGGTTAAAAACTTAATCGTAGAGAATGGTAAAGTTTGTGGAGTGATTACAGCGATGGGAATGAAAATTCGTTCTAAAACTGTTATCTTAACAAATGGAACTTTCCTAAATGGTTTGATCCACATCGGAGAAAAACAATTTGGAGGTGGACGTATGGGAGAATCTGCTGCATTCGGTATAACAGAACAACTCGTTGATTTAGGTTTCGAAGCTGGCCGAATGAAAACAGGAACACCTCCACGTGTTGATGGTCGATCAATTGATTATTCGAAAATGATTGAGCAACCAGGAGATGAAAACCCGTCTAAATTTTCGTATACCAATACGCCAAAATTAACCAAACAACGCTCTTGTTGGATTACCTATACCAATCAAGAAGTACACGATTTATTACGCGAAGGATTCGATCGTTCTCCAATGTTTAACGGTACAATCAAATCAACTGGACCAAGATACTGTCCATCGATAGAAGATAAAATTAACCGTTTTGCAGACAAAGATCGTCACCAAATATTTGCAGAACCTGAAGGTTGGCATACAATGGAATTCTATATAAATGGATTTTCGACATCGTTACCTGATGATATTCAAGCAAGAGCTTTACGATCTGTACCTGGTTTTGAATATGCAAAAATTTTACGCCCAGGCTATGCCATCGAATATGATTATTTTCCACCAACACAACTAAAACACACGTTAGAAACAAAGTTAATCGATAACTTGTATTGTGCAGGTCAAATAAACGGAACAACTGGTTATGAAGAGGCAGCTTCTCAAGGATTAATGGCGGGAATAAATGCTGTGTTGAAAATTCAAGAAAAAGATCCGTTTATCTTAAACCGTAACGAAGCATATATTGGTGTTTTAATCGATGATTTGATTACTAAAGGAACAGAAGAGCCTTATCGTATGTTCACTTCCCGAGCTGAATATCGAATCTTATTGAGACAAGATAATGCAGATGAACGTTTGACAAGAAAGGCTTTTGACATTGGTTTAGCTTCTGAAGATCGTTTGAAAAGAATGGAAGAAAAGTTTGATAAAGCTGAAAAACTTGTTCACTATTTCGAAGAAAATTCGATCAAACCTCAAGAAATAAATGAGGTAATAGAAGAACGAAATGGGACTCCATTGAAGCAACCAAATAAAATGATTTCTGTTATTTCTCGTCCGGAATTAAAGCTTTCTGATTTCACAAAATTAAACCGTGTGAAAGAATATATTGATTCTAATGAATATGATGACGAAGAATTAGAACAAACAGAAATTCAAATAAAATATAAAGGATACATCAAAAAAGAACAACAGAATGCTGACAAGTTGCATCGATTAGAAAATCTTAAAATTCCAGCTGATACGGATTACAGTATTTTTGGATCAATGTCTATCGAAGCACGCCAAAAATTGGCAAAAATAAAACCAGCTACCGTCGCTCAAGCTTCAAGAATTAGTGGTGTATCACCAGCAGATATTAGTGTATTATTAATTTACATGGGAAGATAA
- a CDS encoding class I SAM-dependent methyltransferase, which translates to MENVPRETSQENPSKEGFSGIKKLDLKDYFLTGENFELFEDSKTGVLYTLPQPIENLGKYYESKNYISHTDGKKSVFERFYQIAKSINLNNKLELIRNISTGKKILDYGCGVGDFLEHLQKNGYDVLGMEPNDSARRITQSKIGIENVTSTELEQNNQKYDIITLWHVLEHIPNLNEIIHLLKKHLNENGRLIIAVPNHQSYDAAYYGKYWAAYDVPRHLWHFSATSMHKLFNNFGMKIESTHPMKLDSFYVSLLSEKYKGNKLGFLNAIRVGLKSNAKAKKTGEYSSLIYVIKAEN; encoded by the coding sequence ATGGAAAATGTTCCACGTGAAACATCTCAAGAAAATCCTTCAAAAGAAGGATTTTCTGGTATTAAGAAATTAGATTTAAAAGATTATTTTTTAACTGGAGAAAACTTCGAATTGTTTGAAGATTCTAAAACAGGCGTTTTATATACTCTCCCCCAGCCTATCGAAAATTTGGGTAAATATTACGAAAGTAAAAATTATATTTCCCATACCGATGGAAAAAAATCTGTTTTCGAACGTTTTTACCAAATAGCAAAATCAATCAATCTAAACAACAAATTAGAATTGATTCGGAATATATCAACAGGTAAAAAGATATTGGATTACGGCTGCGGAGTTGGTGACTTTTTAGAACATTTACAAAAAAATGGTTACGATGTTTTAGGAATGGAGCCAAACGATTCTGCGCGTAGAATTACACAATCTAAAATAGGAATTGAAAACGTTACTTCTACAGAATTAGAACAAAATAATCAAAAATATGATATCATAACGTTGTGGCATGTTTTAGAACATATACCAAATCTGAATGAAATCATCCATTTGTTAAAAAAACATCTAAACGAAAATGGCCGATTAATAATTGCCGTACCAAATCACCAATCTTACGATGCAGCTTATTACGGAAAATATTGGGCAGCTTATGATGTACCTAGACACCTGTGGCATTTCTCAGCAACAAGCATGCATAAACTTTTTAACAACTTTGGTATGAAAATTGAATCTACTCATCCGATGAAATTAGATTCGTTTTATGTGAGTCTACTTTCTGAAAAATATAAAGGAAATAAATTAGGTTTTTTAAACGCTATTAGAGTCGGTTTAAAATCAAATGCAAAAGCAAAGAAAACGGGAGAATATTCTTCTTTAATCTATGTAATTAAAGCCGAAAATTAA
- a CDS encoding lipocalin family protein, producing MKKSILLFGICASAFLTSCASTTVAKQEIETGKEVRGTWTLTNVDYEGLTTNEVQGNVKVTDAVSRVFDTANPECYEGSTWNLVQNNKKGTYTFNTADEDCPTGTANIIWNLQQDGSITYFIFKDVTGIKAKQNTAGYKMRVDYVDANSMRLVQDINANGKIAQVIYNFQR from the coding sequence ATGAAAAAAAGTATTTTATTATTTGGGATATGCGCTTCTGCTTTCTTAACATCTTGTGCATCTACAACAGTCGCAAAACAAGAGATTGAAACAGGTAAAGAAGTGAGAGGAACATGGACATTAACAAATGTTGACTACGAAGGTCTAACAACGAATGAAGTTCAGGGTAATGTAAAAGTTACGGATGCCGTTTCAAGAGTTTTTGATACTGCAAATCCAGAATGTTACGAAGGTTCTACTTGGAACTTGGTTCAAAACAATAAAAAAGGAACCTATACATTTAATACTGCTGATGAAGATTGTCCTACAGGAACAGCTAACATTATTTGGAATTTGCAACAAGATGGTTCTATAACTTATTTTATTTTCAAAGATGTAACAGGAATCAAAGCCAAACAAAATACAGCTGGATACAAAATGCGTGTAGATTATGTTGATGCAAATTCGATGAGATTAGTACAAGATATTAATGCAAATGGTAAAATTGCACAAGTAATTTATAACTTCCAACGTTAA
- a CDS encoding OmpA family protein, whose protein sequence is MKKINTKITAIVLGGSFIMSSCTAVQNANNTQKGAGIGAVGGAVIGGILGNNIGKGGNTALGAVIGAAVGGAAGGVIGNKMDKQAQKIEEVLPGAEVVRTEEGINLILDENSRVTFEYNKASLTAVAKSNLDKLVEVFNEYPDTDLLIVGHTDNVGSQGYNLPLSQKRAQSVKDYLVAKGISSSRLTSKGKGLEEPIADNSTAEGRAQNRRVEIAITANEKMKADAAKEANGQ, encoded by the coding sequence ATGAAAAAAATAAATACAAAAATAACTGCAATCGTATTAGGAGGTTCATTTATCATGTCTTCTTGTACAGCAGTACAAAACGCAAATAACACTCAAAAAGGTGCTGGTATTGGTGCTGTTGGTGGAGCTGTTATTGGTGGTATCTTAGGAAATAATATTGGTAAAGGTGGTAACACTGCTTTAGGTGCTGTAATAGGTGCTGCAGTTGGTGGAGCCGCTGGGGGTGTTATTGGTAACAAAATGGATAAACAAGCTCAAAAAATCGAAGAAGTTTTACCTGGCGCTGAAGTTGTAAGAACAGAAGAAGGAATTAACCTTATTTTAGATGAAAATTCTAGAGTTACTTTCGAATATAATAAAGCTTCTTTAACTGCTGTTGCTAAATCGAATTTAGATAAATTAGTAGAAGTTTTCAACGAATATCCTGATACAGATTTATTAATCGTTGGACATACAGATAACGTAGGTTCGCAAGGATATAACTTACCATTATCACAGAAACGTGCACAATCTGTAAAAGATTATTTAGTTGCAAAAGGAATATCTTCTTCTCGTTTAACATCAAAAGGTAAAGGTTTAGAAGAACCAATCGCAGACAATTCAACTGCAGAAGGACGTGCTCAAAACCGTCGTGTTGAGATTGCGATTACTGCAAATGAAAAAATGAAAGCTGACGCTGCTAAAGAAGCAAATGGTCAATAA
- a CDS encoding DUF6694 family lipoprotein, with protein MKRLFIIISFALMIISCKNDNIEIDSSSAQTFSETVDKISKALPVMQQDKFKEALQIIFEYNTSPTMDNEARWGIVRTLLDGKTVDEVFDIAEKVALQNKFTWNRNQVPLVNGIPKPEAVEVIETPTEPTSNVQRFDFSVKQDDKGISISPFFYNAQGEEIQLDQAVTATVEVFNSGNIVYTFRSTIDPNSLDDLYRKNAITIKYASLDASKIKNDRLDILVRIPNSERYLTNRKAVKVPINLIGAVVVDSISLEDVPIDVSKEAGMVKSLSNRFMTNLSKKNYSGAFALTRNGEWNTYQKFSSDEGIKNLEQATIKDAKVLDADEKVALVEVQANLKDQSSKTYQVTLEKINNKWFVVNFK; from the coding sequence ATGAAACGTTTATTCATCATTATCTCTTTCGCTTTAATGATTATCAGCTGTAAGAATGATAACATCGAAATAGATTCTTCTTCAGCGCAAACTTTTAGCGAGACAGTAGACAAAATCTCGAAAGCATTGCCTGTTATGCAACAAGATAAGTTTAAAGAAGCCTTACAAATTATTTTTGAGTATAACACAAGTCCAACCATGGATAATGAAGCTCGTTGGGGAATTGTTCGTACGTTGTTAGATGGAAAAACAGTTGATGAAGTTTTTGATATTGCAGAGAAAGTAGCTTTACAGAATAAGTTTACTTGGAATAGAAATCAAGTTCCTTTGGTGAATGGAATTCCAAAGCCAGAAGCGGTAGAAGTTATAGAAACGCCAACAGAACCAACTTCAAATGTTCAGCGTTTTGATTTTAGTGTAAAACAAGATGATAAGGGTATTTCTATATCGCCGTTTTTTTATAATGCGCAAGGAGAAGAAATTCAATTGGATCAAGCTGTAACAGCAACTGTAGAAGTTTTTAATTCTGGTAATATTGTGTATACTTTCCGTTCTACGATTGATCCAAATTCATTGGATGATTTATACAGAAAGAATGCAATTACGATTAAATATGCCTCTTTGGATGCTTCAAAGATAAAGAATGATCGTTTAGATATTTTAGTTCGTATTCCTAATTCTGAACGTTATTTAACCAATCGTAAGGCGGTAAAAGTGCCAATTAATTTGATTGGTGCTGTTGTTGTAGATTCTATTTCTTTAGAAGATGTGCCTATTGATGTAAGTAAAGAAGCAGGAATGGTGAAGTCTTTGTCGAATCGTTTTATGACAAATTTATCGAAGAAAAATTATTCTGGCGCTTTTGCTTTAACAAGAAATGGAGAATGGAATACCTATCAAAAATTTTCTTCTGATGAAGGCATTAAAAATTTAGAGCAAGCAACAATAAAAGATGCAAAAGTTTTAGATGCTGATGAAAAAGTAGCTTTAGTAGAAGTGCAAGCGAACTTAAAAGATCAATCTTCTAAAACGTATCAAGTAACGTTAGAAAAGATCAATAACAAATGGTTTGTGGTTAATTTTAAATAA
- a CDS encoding pirin family protein has translation MNYQIFKSESRGGANHGWLNTRHSYSFASYYDPSRIHFGALRVVNDDIITGGMGFGKHPHDNMEIITIPTKGGISHQDSMGTGSIIESGDVQVMSAGTGVFHSEMNAYENQEGHFFQIWIIPNKMNVEPRYQQISIREVAKENELYQVLSPNADDQGVWIHQDAWIFLGNYSEDVTETYKVQKEGNGVFFMVVEGEVEFDGNTLARRDVVEIQDVNEFTFNVSKGSRLMFIEVPMKI, from the coding sequence ATGAATTACCAAATATTTAAATCAGAGTCTAGAGGAGGAGCTAATCATGGTTGGTTAAATACTCGTCATTCATATAGTTTTGCAAGTTATTATGATCCATCTCGTATTCATTTTGGTGCTTTACGGGTTGTAAATGATGATATCATAACAGGTGGAATGGGATTCGGTAAACATCCGCATGATAACATGGAAATTATTACGATTCCAACAAAAGGTGGTATTTCGCATCAAGATTCTATGGGAACAGGTTCTATTATTGAGTCTGGAGATGTTCAAGTGATGAGTGCTGGAACTGGTGTTTTTCATAGTGAAATGAATGCCTATGAAAACCAAGAAGGACATTTTTTTCAGATTTGGATAATTCCAAATAAAATGAATGTAGAACCACGTTATCAGCAAATATCTATTCGTGAAGTTGCAAAAGAAAACGAATTGTACCAAGTTCTTTCACCGAATGCAGATGATCAAGGTGTTTGGATTCATCAAGATGCTTGGATTTTTTTAGGAAATTACTCAGAAGATGTAACAGAAACATATAAAGTACAAAAGGAAGGAAACGGAGTTTTCTTTATGGTAGTAGAAGGTGAAGTGGAGTTTGATGGAAATACATTAGCAAGAAGAGATGTTGTTGAGATACAAGATGTAAATGAGTTTACGTTTAATGTATCGAAAGGATCACGATTAATGTTCATTGAAGTTCCAATGAAGATTTAA